Proteins encoded in a region of the Hippopotamus amphibius kiboko isolate mHipAmp2 chromosome 11, mHipAmp2.hap2, whole genome shotgun sequence genome:
- the EDN1 gene encoding endothelin-1, producing MDYFPVIFALLFVAFQGAPEAAVLGAELSTGAESGGEKPSPSAPWRPRRSKRCSCSSLMDKECVYFCHLDIIWVNTPEHIVPYGLGSPSRSKRSLKDFFPTKAADHRKRCQCASQKDKKCWNFCQAGKELSRDQDTMEKGWNNQKKAKDCSKLGEKCLHQQLVAGRKIRRLEAISNSIKTSFHIAKLKAELYRDRKVTYNRTH from the exons ATGGATTATTTCCCCGTGATTTTCGCTCTGCTCTTCGTGGCTTTCCAAGGAGCGCCAGAAGCAG CGGTCCTGGGTGCCGAGCTCAGCACGGGGGCCGAGAGCGGAGGGGAGAAGCCCTCTCCCAGTGCACCCTGGAGGCCCCGCCGGTCCAAGCGCTGCTCCTGCTCTTCCCTGATGGATAAAGAGTGTGTTTACTTCTGCCACCTGGACATCATCTGGGTCAACACTCCAGA GCACATTGTTCCATATGGACTCGGAAGCCCTTCTAGGTCCAAGCGATCCTTAAAGGATTTCTTTCCTACAAAGGCAGCAGACCACAGGAAGAGATGCCAATGTGCTAGCCAAAAAGACAAGAAGTGCTGGAATTTTTGCCAAGCAGGAAAAGAACTCAG CAGGGACCAAGACACCATGGAGAAAGGCTGgaataaccaaaagaaagcaaaagactgTTCCAAGCTTGGAGAGAAGTGTCTTCATCAGCAGCTAGTGGcaggaaggaaaataagaag GTTGGAGGCCATCAGCAACAGCAtcaaaacatcttttcatattgcCAAGCTGAAAGCCGAGCTCTACAGAGATAGGAAAGTGACCTACAACCGAACACACTGA